One Syntrophales bacterium DNA segment encodes these proteins:
- a CDS encoding septal ring lytic transglycosylase RlpA family protein: MEIKPTGNVAENLNGIRTQASVRKASNSFSAELTTAMAQDSAKTAPAGNKPVEYIVQKGDNLWKIGKLYKINPYQIARDNRLSNPDMIRIGQKLIVHPPSSQAVQDIQTLKTAQTAQTAQTAQITQAAQAVRTAQPEAGGEVTASWYGAEHHNKKTASGQRFDMHKNTLAHKTLPMGTKVRLSNPDNGKVAEGMINDRGPYIKGRDVDVSYAMAKQLGFVQKGVTKLIMEKI; the protein is encoded by the coding sequence ATGGAAATAAAACCCACTGGCAATGTTGCAGAGAACCTCAATGGAATCAGGACGCAAGCGTCTGTACGGAAAGCGTCAAATTCTTTTTCGGCCGAGCTTACGACCGCCATGGCACAGGACTCGGCCAAAACCGCCCCGGCCGGAAACAAGCCGGTCGAATACATTGTCCAGAAGGGTGATAATCTTTGGAAGATCGGAAAGTTATACAAGATAAACCCTTACCAGATAGCCAGGGATAACCGTCTGTCCAATCCGGACATGATTCGGATCGGCCAGAAACTGATCGTCCATCCGCCTTCATCCCAGGCCGTCCAGGACATCCAAACTCTCAAGACTGCCCAGACCGCCCAGACCGCCCAGACCGCCCAGATTACCCAGGCTGCCCAGGCCGTCCGGACCGCCCAACCCGAAGCCGGCGGGGAAGTGACCGCCAGCTGGTATGGGGCGGAGCATCACAACAAGAAAACGGCTAGTGGACAGCGTTTCGACATGCATAAAAACACCCTGGCCCATAAAACACTGCCCATGGGAACGAAAGTGCGGCTGTCCAATCCTGACAACGGCAAGGTCGCCGAAGGAATGATCAACGACCGTGGACCCTACATCAAAGGCCGGGACGTCGATGTCTCCTATGCGATGGCCAAACAGCTCGGCTTCGTCCAGAAAGGCGTCACAAAACTCATCATGGAAAAGATATGA
- a CDS encoding ribonuclease H-like domain-containing protein, translating into MSVRNRLQRLTGETPAPPRPEKPEISELRRRIEEIMGRRREPQPVRKDRFPPLGEVVSGEEIETPHGTFFVVREDVSGGACHGHRRVADLSGLDMARAAILGNVRDMAALDIGDLLFLDTETTGLAGGTGTVAFLIGLGWFEGSRFVLRQIFLRDYAEERAALAHLADLAASRKALVTFNGKAFDLNLLAARFVMNRLPNPLEGFPHLDLLHPSRRLVGRRLENCRLGTLEAALLGLLREDDLPGSEIPERYFRWLRTRDGRLLGDIFRHNRLDILSLAALAAHLSELVLPEPPPAADPRDLVSAARLLIDRGELAGAEEILCRLAGTGTGLPSREARMELSILCKRARRRVEATSLWREMLRDDPGDAFAAEELAKDLEHNEKDAPAALAVVECWLACGSGAEGETAAFLHRRARLRRRTGLPTP; encoded by the coding sequence ATGAGCGTCCGCAACCGCCTCCAGCGCCTGACCGGCGAAACGCCCGCCCCTCCGCGGCCGGAGAAGCCCGAAATCTCGGAGCTGAGGCGCCGGATCGAGGAGATCATGGGCCGGCGCCGGGAACCGCAGCCGGTCCGAAAGGACCGGTTCCCGCCCCTCGGCGAGGTCGTCTCCGGTGAAGAGATCGAAACGCCCCACGGCACCTTCTTCGTGGTCCGCGAGGACGTCAGCGGCGGGGCCTGCCACGGCCACCGGCGCGTGGCGGACCTTTCGGGCCTCGACATGGCCCGGGCGGCTATCCTGGGCAACGTTCGGGATATGGCCGCCCTGGACATCGGAGACCTGCTGTTCCTCGACACGGAGACGACGGGACTCGCCGGGGGGACCGGCACGGTGGCCTTCCTGATCGGCCTGGGCTGGTTCGAGGGGTCACGCTTCGTCCTCCGGCAGATCTTCCTCCGGGACTACGCGGAGGAGCGGGCCGCCCTGGCCCACCTGGCGGATCTGGCGGCGTCGCGGAAGGCCCTGGTCACCTTCAACGGCAAGGCCTTCGACCTCAACCTCCTGGCGGCCCGGTTCGTCATGAACCGCCTCCCGAACCCCCTGGAAGGCTTTCCGCACCTGGACCTTCTCCACCCGAGCCGCCGTCTCGTGGGCCGGCGCCTGGAGAACTGCCGGCTCGGGACCCTGGAGGCGGCCCTGCTGGGACTCCTCCGGGAAGACGACCTCCCGGGCAGCGAGATCCCGGAGCGCTATTTCCGCTGGCTCCGGACGCGGGACGGCCGGCTCCTGGGCGACATCTTCCGGCACAACCGGCTGGATATCCTCTCCCTGGCGGCCCTGGCGGCCCACCTGTCGGAGCTGGTCCTGCCGGAGCCGCCCCCGGCGGCCGATCCGCGGGACCTCGTCTCGGCGGCACGACTCCTGATCGACCGGGGCGAGCTGGCGGGGGCGGAGGAGATCCTGTGCCGGCTGGCGGGCACCGGAACGGGCCTGCCCTCCCGGGAGGCCCGGATGGAGCTGTCGATCCTCTGCAAACGGGCCCGGCGACGAGTCGAGGCCACCAGCCTGTGGCGGGAGATGCTGCGGGACGACCCCGGCGACGCCTTCGCCGCGGAGGAGCTGGCCAAGGACCTTGAGCACAACGAAAAAGACGCCCCGGCGGCCCTCGCCGTGGTGGAGTGCTGGCTCGCCTGCGGCTCCGGCGCGGAGGGGGAGACGGCAGCCTTCCTCCACCGCCGGGCGCGCCTCCGGCGCCGCACCGGATTGCCCACCCCGTAA
- a CDS encoding DEAD/DEAH box helicase produces the protein MSRLTLDEWLSRLEKNRRFMENVSALKRIPAREARYVDYPGWVHPRLRSVLEARGMRRLWSHQGQAVDLVRQGKDIVLVTPTASGKTLCYNLPVLQRILEEPETRALYMFPTKALAQDQMHEVHGLITDLREDIRTFTYDGDTPDDARQAIRRQGHVVVTNPDMLHAGILPHHTKWQKLFMNLRFVVIDELHVYRGIFGSHLANVIRRLVRICRFYGADPVFIFCSATVANPREHAEAVLERPVTLLDESGAPAAAKTFILYNPPIVNRELGIRQSALTPARNLAGSLVEERIQTIVFTTSRLNVEVLTRYLKDRFKKGKPLPDTFVTGYRGGYLPNLRRQIEAGLRSGEVMGVVSTNALELGIDIGDLEACIMSGYPGSVASTWQQAGRAGRRAGWSLAVLIARSAPMDQFIAENPDYFFSRSPEHCRINPDNLLILLHHLKSAAFELPFERGEHFGRENIEELLDYLTEKGVLHQAGERWHWSAESYPADEVSLRSINPENVVVVDASEQGNPRIIAEVDWDGAFTALHEGAIYMVESQPYQVDRLDLPGKKAYVRKVDVDYFTDAMTYTNVRVIDRFVEKREGSAIVEHGEVQVVRKVVGYKKIKFYTSENLGFGDVHLPERDMHTTGYWFTIPRDLLEALPYSREEIIDGLTGLAYGLHHLAAMLLMADLHDIDRCIGDKSGEWFVRHTGGGRVITSSPPGADAVEPAREDAFDPTVFLFDAYPGGIGFSDLLYAEHRRLLGSAQALLSSCPCLHGCPSCVGPTLEVGNRAKEVALTVVNRLLEMA, from the coding sequence ATGAGCAGACTCACCCTCGATGAATGGCTGTCGCGCCTGGAGAAGAACCGGCGCTTCATGGAGAACGTCTCGGCCCTGAAGCGGATCCCCGCCCGGGAGGCCCGGTACGTCGACTACCCAGGCTGGGTCCACCCCCGCCTCCGGTCCGTCCTGGAGGCCCGGGGCATGCGCCGCCTCTGGAGCCACCAGGGCCAGGCGGTCGACCTGGTACGCCAGGGGAAAGACATCGTCCTCGTGACACCCACGGCGAGCGGCAAGACCCTCTGCTACAACCTGCCGGTCCTCCAGCGGATCCTCGAGGAGCCGGAGACCCGGGCCCTCTACATGTTCCCCACGAAGGCCCTCGCCCAGGACCAGATGCACGAAGTCCACGGCCTGATTACGGACCTCCGGGAGGACATCCGCACCTTCACCTATGACGGGGACACCCCCGACGACGCCCGGCAGGCCATCCGCCGACAGGGCCACGTGGTCGTGACGAATCCCGACATGCTCCATGCGGGCATCCTGCCGCACCACACGAAGTGGCAGAAACTCTTCATGAACCTCCGGTTCGTCGTGATCGACGAGCTTCACGTCTACCGGGGCATCTTCGGCTCCCACCTGGCCAACGTGATCCGCCGCCTCGTCCGCATCTGCCGGTTCTACGGCGCGGACCCGGTGTTCATCTTCTGCTCCGCCACGGTGGCCAACCCGCGGGAGCACGCCGAGGCGGTCCTGGAGCGGCCGGTGACGCTCCTCGATGAGAGCGGCGCCCCCGCCGCGGCCAAGACCTTCATCCTCTACAACCCGCCCATCGTGAACCGGGAGCTGGGCATCCGCCAGTCGGCCCTCACGCCGGCCCGGAACCTGGCGGGGAGCCTCGTGGAGGAGCGGATCCAGACGATCGTCTTCACCACCAGCCGCCTCAACGTGGAGGTCCTCACCCGCTACCTGAAGGACCGGTTCAAAAAGGGAAAACCCCTGCCGGACACCTTCGTCACGGGCTACCGGGGCGGCTACCTGCCGAACCTGCGGCGGCAGATCGAGGCGGGCCTCCGGAGCGGCGAGGTCATGGGGGTCGTCAGCACCAACGCCCTGGAACTGGGCATCGACATCGGGGACCTGGAGGCCTGCATCATGTCCGGCTACCCGGGCTCCGTCGCCAGCACCTGGCAGCAGGCGGGCCGCGCGGGCAGGCGGGCCGGCTGGAGCCTGGCGGTCCTGATCGCCCGAAGCGCCCCCATGGACCAGTTCATCGCCGAGAACCCGGACTACTTCTTTTCCCGCTCCCCGGAGCACTGCCGCATCAACCCGGACAACCTGCTGATTCTCCTCCACCACCTCAAGAGCGCCGCCTTCGAGCTGCCCTTCGAGCGGGGGGAGCACTTCGGCCGGGAGAACATCGAAGAGCTCCTGGACTACCTGACGGAGAAGGGGGTCCTCCACCAGGCGGGAGAGCGGTGGCACTGGTCCGCTGAGAGCTATCCAGCCGACGAGGTGAGCCTCCGGAGCATCAACCCGGAAAACGTGGTGGTGGTCGACGCCAGCGAGCAGGGAAACCCGCGGATCATCGCCGAAGTGGATTGGGACGGGGCCTTCACGGCCCTTCACGAGGGGGCCATCTACATGGTCGAGTCCCAGCCCTACCAGGTGGACCGCCTCGACCTGCCGGGCAAGAAGGCCTACGTGCGGAAGGTGGACGTGGACTATTTCACCGACGCCATGACCTACACGAACGTCCGGGTCATCGACCGGTTCGTGGAGAAGCGTGAGGGAAGCGCCATCGTCGAGCACGGGGAGGTCCAGGTGGTCCGGAAGGTCGTGGGCTACAAGAAGATCAAGTTCTACACCTCGGAAAACCTGGGATTCGGGGACGTCCACCTGCCCGAGCGGGACATGCACACCACGGGCTACTGGTTCACCATCCCCCGGGACCTCCTGGAGGCCCTGCCCTACTCGCGGGAGGAGATCATCGACGGCCTGACGGGGCTGGCCTACGGCCTCCACCACCTGGCGGCGATGCTCCTGATGGCGGACCTCCACGACATCGACCGCTGCATCGGCGACAAGAGCGGCGAGTGGTTCGTCCGGCACACCGGGGGCGGCCGCGTGATCACGTCGTCTCCCCCGGGGGCCGACGCGGTGGAGCCCGCCCGGGAGGACGCCTTCGACCCGACGGTCTTTCTCTTCGACGCCTATCCCGGCGGGATCGGCTTCTCGGACCTCCTCTACGCGGAGCACCGGCGGCTCCTGGGATCGGCGCAGGCCCTCCTTTCCTCCTGTCCCTGCCTCCACGGCTGCCCCTCCTGCGTGGGCCCCACCCTCGAGGTGGGCAATCGCGCCAAGGAGGTGGCCCTCACGGTCGTGAACCGGCTCCTGGAGATGGCATGA